Proteins encoded in a region of the Myxococcales bacterium genome:
- a CDS encoding MmcQ/YjbR family DNA-binding protein, with amino-acid sequence MAARRRAPNLEEAIVARLRALCLAFPEANERISHGSPTWFAGKGKVFAMLDDHHHGANHLSVWLPAPHGVQASLVEAAPERYFRPPYVGPSGWIGVVLDARPDWTSVEEHLRDAYLHVAVRRLRERLLSGPK; translated from the coding sequence ATGGCGGCAAGGCGGCGAGCCCCGAACCTCGAGGAGGCGATCGTTGCGCGCCTGCGCGCGCTCTGCTTGGCCTTCCCCGAAGCGAACGAGCGGATCTCTCACGGGTCTCCGACGTGGTTCGCGGGCAAGGGCAAGGTGTTCGCGATGCTCGACGACCACCACCACGGTGCCAACCACCTCTCGGTGTGGCTGCCGGCGCCGCACGGGGTGCAGGCGTCGCTCGTCGAGGCTGCGCCGGAGCGGTACTTTCGCCCGCCCTACGTCGGGCCGAGCGGGTGGATCGGTGTCGTGCTCGACGCGCGTCCGGACTGGACGTCCGTCGAAGAGCACCTGCGCGACGCGTACCTCCACGTCGCAGTGAGACGCCTTCGAGAGCGTCTCCTGTCGGGGCCGAAATAG
- a CDS encoding VWA domain-containing protein has translation MKRVLVTLFVLSSFAAGCSSTAPVQTPAGPKPTAEAGGGGSVDGGPDAEDGGPSPERDVNVPDTAPVDMCKKMDIVFVVDDSGSMSAAQAKLGANFPRMVGALNAFRTKSNSELDYRLAVTSTDTFRTDFATGGKGGFVTQAACQTGPTRPWLERTDSDVADAFSCRARIGTSGSATEKPLDALLLSITERTADQNRGFLRDDALLAFVILTDEEDSSTATPTQLIRRLDDLKKTRGRWAGSVIAGPKDTNCTSGAHTAYQAPRLHALVEGAADMATGQNNMIASSICQPDFDVAIDDALKTFTAACLRL, from the coding sequence ATGAAGCGCGTTCTCGTCACCCTCTTTGTCCTCTCCTCCTTCGCCGCCGGGTGTAGCTCCACGGCCCCCGTCCAGACTCCCGCCGGTCCCAAGCCGACGGCCGAGGCCGGCGGTGGCGGATCGGTCGACGGCGGGCCAGACGCGGAGGACGGGGGCCCCTCCCCAGAGCGCGACGTGAACGTCCCGGACACCGCGCCTGTCGACATGTGCAAGAAGATGGACATCGTCTTCGTCGTCGACGACTCCGGCTCGATGTCTGCCGCGCAGGCCAAGCTCGGCGCCAACTTTCCCCGCATGGTCGGCGCGCTGAATGCGTTCAGGACGAAGTCGAACTCCGAGCTCGACTACCGCCTCGCCGTGACGAGCACGGACACCTTTCGCACGGACTTCGCCACCGGGGGGAAAGGCGGCTTCGTGACCCAGGCGGCCTGCCAAACCGGCCCCACGCGGCCGTGGCTCGAGCGCACGGATTCGGACGTCGCGGACGCCTTCAGCTGCCGCGCCAGGATAGGAACGAGCGGGTCCGCCACCGAAAAGCCCCTCGACGCGCTCCTCCTGTCGATCACCGAACGCACGGCGGATCAGAACCGGGGCTTTCTTCGCGACGACGCGCTCCTCGCCTTCGTCATTCTCACGGACGAGGAAGACAGCAGCACGGCTACGCCCACGCAACTGATCCGGAGGCTCGATGACCTCAAGAAGACCCGCGGTCGGTGGGCCGGTAGCGTCATCGCCGGTCCAAAGGACACCAACTGCACGTCCGGGGCGCACACCGCCTATCAAGCGCCTCGGCTGCATGCGCTCGTCGAGGGCGCCGCCGACATGGCGACCGGACAGAACAACATGATCGCGAGCTCGATCTGCCAGCCCGACTTCGACGTGGCCATAGACGACGCGCTGAAGACGTTCACCGCGGCCTGCCTCCGCTTGTGA
- a CDS encoding metallophosphoesterase, producing MASRPAVVPLLALVACAAFASCGESGSSPAAADDAAVGPSSSPSPSPSPSPSAPGPAPSSDDAAVPPPDTAPVPDAAPPPPERKTRFALLGDFGVDNAAEAAVADLVKAWGPDFIVTLGDNNYPDGSAATIDAAIGKYYSDYIFPYRGAFGRGATEQRFFACLGNHDWDTGSPRPHQDYFDLPGNERYWELAKGPVRFFCLDSDPREPDGTTSTSIQGKWLEQRLRPATDAFRLVVFHHPSHSSGQHGSQAYMQWPFQAWGASAVYTGHDHNYERFDFGPGTIPYVVQGLGGANLRPMATSRAGQAIAYAEKHGVSFVEADERYADFTAVTVGRDRVDEHVLVSDRESRRPTDTLFAAGGSHRFFEQQPPAGWNAPGFDTSGWKVGAAPLGYGQGGERTVLARGLAHYFVTKITVPDPRVYDHAVAWIQRDDGVALYVNGWEIARSNLPEGALTAQTLAPQTVGFAAERAWVPIVVPTAALRAGENIIAVELHQASATSSDATFDIRFEGKR from the coding sequence ATGGCGTCGCGGCCGGCCGTTGTTCCGCTCCTTGCGCTCGTAGCCTGCGCGGCGTTCGCCAGCTGCGGCGAGTCCGGCTCGTCGCCGGCGGCCGCAGACGACGCTGCCGTCGGCCCCTCCTCGTCGCCGTCGCCGTCGCCGTCGCCGTCGCCGTCGGCCCCGGGCCCGGCTCCCTCGAGTGACGACGCGGCCGTCCCACCTCCCGACACGGCTCCGGTCCCGGACGCGGCGCCACCCCCGCCGGAGCGAAAGACGCGCTTCGCGCTGCTCGGTGATTTCGGCGTGGACAACGCGGCCGAGGCCGCCGTGGCCGACCTCGTGAAGGCGTGGGGGCCGGACTTCATCGTGACGCTGGGGGATAACAACTACCCCGACGGGTCGGCCGCCACGATCGACGCCGCGATAGGCAAATATTACTCGGACTACATCTTCCCGTATCGCGGCGCGTTTGGCCGCGGCGCGACCGAGCAGCGGTTCTTCGCTTGCCTCGGCAATCACGACTGGGACACCGGCAGCCCCAGGCCACACCAGGACTACTTCGACCTCCCGGGCAACGAGCGCTACTGGGAGCTCGCGAAGGGGCCCGTGCGCTTCTTCTGTCTCGACAGCGATCCCCGCGAGCCCGACGGCACGACCTCGACCTCGATTCAGGGGAAATGGCTCGAGCAGCGCCTCCGCCCGGCGACCGACGCGTTCCGTCTGGTCGTGTTCCACCACCCGTCTCACTCGTCGGGTCAGCACGGCTCCCAGGCTTACATGCAGTGGCCGTTTCAGGCTTGGGGCGCGAGCGCCGTGTACACGGGCCACGACCACAACTACGAGCGGTTCGACTTCGGTCCCGGCACGATCCCCTACGTCGTTCAGGGGCTCGGCGGCGCCAACCTCCGACCGATGGCCACGTCGCGTGCGGGGCAGGCGATCGCCTACGCCGAGAAGCACGGCGTCTCCTTCGTGGAGGCCGACGAGCGCTATGCGGACTTCACCGCGGTGACCGTGGGCCGCGACCGCGTCGACGAGCACGTGCTGGTCTCCGATCGCGAGTCGCGGCGCCCCACCGACACGCTCTTCGCGGCGGGCGGGAGCCACCGGTTCTTCGAGCAGCAGCCGCCGGCGGGCTGGAACGCGCCAGGCTTCGACACCTCGGGGTGGAAAGTCGGCGCTGCGCCCCTTGGCTACGGGCAAGGGGGTGAGCGTACGGTCCTCGCGCGCGGCCTCGCGCACTACTTCGTCACGAAGATCACCGTGCCCGATCCCCGCGTATACGACCACGCGGTGGCGTGGATTCAGCGCGACGACGGGGTCGCGCTCTACGTGAACGGGTGGGAGATCGCGCGCTCGAACCTCCCCGAGGGGGCCCTCACGGCCCAGACGCTCGCCCCGCAGACCGTGGGCTTCGCCGCGGAGCGCGCGTGGGTCCCCATCGTCGTGCCCACCGCCGCGCTGCGCGCGGGCGAGAACATCATCGCCGTGGAGCTCCACCAAGCGAGCGCGACCAGCTCCGACGCGACGTTCGATATTCGCTTCGAGGGCAAGCGCTAG
- a CDS encoding serine/threonine protein kinase encodes MNGQDVRAPVATGDILAGKYRVDRLLGVGGMGIVVAATHEELDQKVAIKFLQPEMSTNADLVRRFLREGRSAGKLKSEHIAKVLDVARLEDGSPYMVLEYLEGRDLGAVLDELGALPTAVAVQYILQAIEAIAEAHAAKIVHRDLKPQNLFLTHRVNGSALVKVLDFGISKALEESGEQMALTRSQSLLGSPLYMSPEQIRSSRTVDERTDIWSLGVLLHELLTGRHPFESDSIPGLVFQVTMENPTPVRAHREEVDAGLEAIIARCLAKNVDERYANVAELAKDLEPYGGDSAKGMAASIAAVLRAPTRASFASLPDGIAVHDPLAPTLDAKSDPDIARALDESTSQARASAARRGAGASPAVGAVSSAGDSGVNLATSGEAPAAATTSTARPAWQYMAVAAGLVGLGVAGALAATSRPGSLAVAPGPSGPPASLTQGAPATVAAGGWSGPAPAPAASASQAAPATSVTARVSATAKPRGKPGAPTPMANASAAPAAQPPAPQPQAPAPPPVAKATAKPTPSGPPGFVPYGE; translated from the coding sequence ATGAATGGACAGGACGTCAGGGCTCCCGTCGCGACGGGCGATATCCTCGCGGGAAAGTACCGCGTCGACCGGCTGCTAGGCGTTGGCGGCATGGGGATCGTGGTGGCCGCCACGCACGAGGAGCTGGACCAGAAGGTCGCCATCAAGTTCCTCCAGCCCGAGATGAGCACCAACGCGGATCTCGTTCGGCGTTTTCTCCGCGAGGGTCGCTCGGCCGGGAAGCTGAAGAGCGAGCACATCGCCAAGGTCCTCGACGTCGCTCGCCTGGAGGACGGCAGCCCGTACATGGTGCTCGAGTACCTCGAAGGCCGAGACCTCGGGGCGGTGCTCGACGAGCTGGGCGCCCTCCCGACCGCCGTCGCCGTTCAGTACATCCTCCAGGCGATCGAGGCCATCGCCGAGGCGCACGCCGCCAAGATCGTCCACCGCGACCTGAAGCCTCAGAACCTCTTTCTCACGCACCGGGTGAACGGCTCCGCCCTGGTCAAGGTGCTGGACTTCGGCATCTCCAAGGCGCTCGAAGAATCCGGCGAACAGATGGCGCTCACGCGCTCGCAGAGCCTCCTCGGCTCACCGCTCTACATGTCGCCCGAGCAAATTCGGTCTTCCCGCACGGTGGACGAGCGAACCGACATCTGGTCGCTCGGGGTCCTCCTCCACGAGCTGCTGACCGGTCGACACCCGTTCGAGTCCGACAGCATCCCGGGGCTGGTCTTCCAGGTGACGATGGAGAATCCCACGCCGGTGCGCGCGCACCGCGAGGAGGTCGACGCGGGGCTCGAGGCGATCATCGCTCGCTGCCTCGCGAAGAACGTCGACGAGCGCTACGCGAACGTGGCGGAGCTCGCGAAGGACCTCGAGCCTTACGGCGGGGACTCCGCCAAGGGGATGGCCGCGAGCATCGCCGCCGTCCTGAGGGCCCCGACCCGCGCTTCCTTCGCGAGCCTCCCCGACGGCATCGCCGTGCACGACCCGCTCGCGCCCACGCTGGACGCGAAGAGCGACCCCGACATCGCGCGGGCTCTCGACGAGTCCACATCGCAGGCCCGCGCGAGCGCGGCTCGGAGGGGCGCGGGCGCGTCCCCCGCGGTCGGTGCGGTCAGCTCCGCCGGTGACAGCGGCGTCAACCTCGCCACCTCCGGGGAGGCCCCCGCCGCCGCAACGACGAGCACGGCGCGACCCGCGTGGCAGTACATGGCCGTCGCCGCCGGGCTCGTCGGCCTGGGCGTCGCGGGTGCCCTCGCGGCCACGTCGAGACCTGGCTCGCTCGCCGTCGCGCCAGGCCCCTCGGGGCCCCCCGCCTCGCTCACTCAAGGCGCGCCCGCGACGGTCGCGGCCGGCGGATGGAGCGGCCCCGCTCCGGCCCCAGCGGCGTCAGCCAGTCAAGCTGCGCCGGCAACCTCGGTGACCGCTCGGGTCAGCGCGACCGCCAAGCCGCGGGGCAAGCCGGGCGCCCCCACCCCGATGGCCAACGCGAGCGCGGCACCGGCCGCTCAGCCACCCGCTCCTCAGCCGCAGGCTCCAGCGCCTCCGCCGGTCGCCAAGGCGACCGCGAAACCCACCCCTTCGGGCCCTCCCGGCTTCGTTCCGTACGGCGAATGA
- a CDS encoding HAMP domain-containing histidine kinase — protein sequence MKVVSRFAAAFFAATCAWLAVTSWLSAVRESERAAARIESDTRALAEALKVAIVISWPEGGETAARRIAEGADVQRANVDVAWESGPPSSTEPSATRANGDGRTLRVSIPIRVSDREGGTLVLRHSVPSEAALLRAALREELGATLTLGLVVVGLAWGLGSVLIGKPLERVVAQARRAAEGDLSARLPEDRRDEIGDLKRELNAMWVRLEEAGRRIEEESTARVETLEQLRHLDRLRTVGTLSSAIAHELGTPLNVVLIRAQGLADEPATPSEREDASRVIVAQVERMSRIVRQLLDFSRLEPPAVSETSLPEVLASAARLLGPLAKKHGVALEVVTPTDLLVDVDQGQVEQAVTNLIVNAVHSMPSGGTIRVQLTRVEAAAAPGSPAPPVRAARIDIEDQGVGISPEALARIFEPFYTTKPEGRGTGLGLSVAKGIVEEHGGWLTAKSEVGHGSTFSIYLPLHPP from the coding sequence ATGAAGGTCGTCAGTCGATTCGCCGCCGCGTTCTTCGCCGCCACCTGCGCTTGGCTCGCTGTGACGAGCTGGCTCTCCGCGGTGCGCGAGTCGGAGCGGGCCGCGGCTCGCATCGAGAGCGACACCCGCGCCCTCGCCGAGGCCCTCAAGGTCGCCATCGTCATCTCGTGGCCCGAGGGCGGAGAGACGGCGGCGAGGCGCATCGCGGAGGGCGCGGACGTGCAGCGGGCGAACGTCGACGTCGCGTGGGAGTCCGGCCCCCCGTCGTCCACCGAGCCCTCCGCGACGCGGGCGAACGGCGACGGGCGAACGCTCCGGGTGTCGATACCGATCCGCGTGTCCGACCGCGAGGGAGGCACGCTCGTGCTCCGCCACTCGGTGCCGAGCGAGGCGGCGCTGCTACGAGCCGCGCTGCGGGAGGAGCTCGGCGCCACCCTGACCCTTGGGCTCGTCGTCGTGGGCCTGGCGTGGGGGCTCGGCTCGGTCCTGATCGGCAAGCCCCTGGAGCGCGTGGTCGCCCAGGCGCGGCGTGCGGCAGAGGGCGACCTCTCCGCGCGCCTTCCAGAGGACCGTCGGGATGAAATCGGAGACCTCAAGCGCGAGCTCAACGCGATGTGGGTTCGGCTCGAGGAGGCAGGGCGGCGCATCGAGGAGGAGTCGACGGCGAGAGTGGAGACCCTCGAACAGCTGCGGCACCTCGACCGTCTCCGAACCGTGGGGACGCTGTCCTCGGCGATCGCCCACGAGCTTGGCACACCTCTCAACGTCGTCCTCATCCGGGCGCAGGGCCTCGCGGACGAGCCCGCGACGCCATCGGAACGCGAGGATGCGTCACGCGTGATCGTCGCGCAGGTGGAGCGAATGAGTCGCATCGTTCGGCAGCTCCTCGACTTCTCGCGGCTCGAACCGCCCGCCGTCAGCGAGACCTCTCTCCCGGAGGTCCTGGCCAGCGCGGCGCGGCTCCTGGGACCGCTCGCGAAGAAGCACGGTGTCGCGCTCGAGGTCGTCACCCCCACGGACCTCCTGGTCGACGTCGATCAAGGTCAGGTCGAGCAGGCGGTCACGAACCTCATCGTGAACGCGGTCCACTCGATGCCGTCGGGAGGCACGATTCGCGTCCAGCTCACGAGGGTCGAGGCGGCCGCCGCCCCGGGCTCGCCGGCGCCGCCGGTTCGGGCCGCACGGATCGACATCGAAGACCAGGGCGTCGGCATCTCGCCGGAGGCGCTGGCGCGCATCTTCGAGCCGTTCTACACGACAAAACCTGAGGGCAGA
- a CDS encoding CotH kinase family protein yields MRVAPLLIAAGFVAASFGGFGCGAALPAEDGVSADEVMGTAFASKEALFGADMLFVRIQGWDPAKMTPATLASETAVPGAELVVYRAKANSKLHCPDSEASTADLAYKTKTFTLRTSGNLTNGTPKSSYKISLEKKDDRFFGMKKLNLKSMWNDVSQMREALAWSTFREAGVHAPRHTYAKLCVNDRYFGLYSLIEEIDKPFLKDHFGKNDGGNLYKAYWSEPGIDLGPATLGYRGTAGDDGGKHYKKATDIEQRTYRLKTNEEATDDPALQTYDDLATLVRTHSAVGQPGAGDERYATPAYRDALSEVFNVKGFLRWAAVTSLIGAWDNYYATPANYFVYNSGRRGVSGADVMSKPYFTWLPWDYDNSFGTDFFGRAWHEASIVDWVGYDGKSNMESLPLLGNILKNGAFLAYYLDFVQWANDTLLTEPKVMSKVARLFARVERAAYLEGEGGAPAHTGRQFTNDEVYRNGFSHHELRRGQQVILGIKHFVVMRHERVAAELTRLRAQRGVAQGSSGATFPAPLDELP; encoded by the coding sequence ATGCGCGTCGCGCCGCTCCTCATCGCCGCAGGGTTCGTCGCAGCCTCCTTTGGGGGCTTCGGCTGCGGGGCGGCGCTCCCCGCGGAGGACGGGGTCTCGGCCGACGAGGTCATGGGGACCGCCTTCGCGAGCAAGGAAGCGCTGTTCGGCGCCGACATGCTGTTCGTGCGCATTCAGGGCTGGGACCCGGCGAAGATGACCCCCGCGACGCTCGCGAGCGAGACCGCGGTGCCCGGCGCCGAGCTCGTGGTCTATCGAGCCAAGGCGAACAGCAAGCTCCACTGCCCCGACTCGGAGGCGAGCACCGCGGACCTCGCCTACAAGACCAAGACCTTCACGCTGCGGACGAGCGGGAACCTGACGAACGGCACGCCCAAGTCGAGCTACAAGATCTCGCTCGAGAAGAAGGACGATCGCTTCTTCGGTATGAAGAAGCTCAACTTGAAGAGCATGTGGAACGACGTCTCGCAGATGCGAGAGGCGTTGGCGTGGTCCACGTTCCGCGAAGCGGGGGTCCACGCTCCGCGACACACCTACGCCAAGCTCTGCGTCAATGACCGATACTTTGGGCTCTACTCACTCATCGAGGAGATCGACAAGCCCTTCTTGAAGGACCACTTCGGCAAGAACGACGGCGGAAATCTCTACAAGGCATATTGGAGCGAGCCAGGCATCGATCTCGGGCCCGCGACGCTCGGCTACCGAGGCACCGCCGGAGACGACGGCGGCAAACACTACAAGAAGGCCACAGACATCGAGCAGCGGACCTACCGGCTGAAGACGAACGAGGAGGCCACCGATGACCCGGCCCTCCAGACGTACGACGACCTCGCGACCCTCGTCCGCACACACTCCGCCGTGGGCCAGCCGGGCGCCGGCGACGAGCGCTATGCCACCCCGGCGTACAGAGACGCGCTCTCGGAGGTCTTCAACGTGAAGGGGTTCCTCCGCTGGGCCGCGGTGACCTCGCTCATCGGCGCGTGGGACAACTACTACGCCACCCCCGCGAATTACTTCGTGTACAACTCGGGGAGGCGGGGGGTGAGCGGGGCCGACGTCATGTCGAAGCCCTACTTCACGTGGCTCCCTTGGGACTACGACAACTCGTTCGGCACAGACTTCTTCGGGCGAGCGTGGCACGAAGCGAGCATCGTCGACTGGGTCGGCTACGACGGGAAGAGCAACATGGAGTCGCTCCCACTCCTCGGAAACATTCTGAAGAACGGCGCGTTCTTGGCCTATTATCTCGACTTCGTGCAGTGGGCCAACGACACGCTCCTCACGGAACCGAAGGTGATGTCGAAGGTCGCTCGCCTCTTCGCGCGCGTCGAGCGGGCCGCGTACCTCGAGGGCGAGGGCGGGGCGCCCGCGCACACCGGGCGGCAGTTCACGAACGACGAGGTGTACCGGAACGGCTTCTCTCACCACGAGCTGCGGAGAGGCCAGCAGGTCATCCTCGGGATAAAGCACTTCGTGGTCATGCGCCACGAGCGCGTGGCCGCCGAGCTGACTCGGCTCCGCGCCCAGCGAGGGGTCGCGCAAGGATCGAGCGGCGCGACGTTCCCGGCGCCGCTGGACGAGCTCCCGTAG